A genomic segment from Bradyrhizobium diazoefficiens USDA 110 encodes:
- a CDS encoding biotin-dependent carboxyltransferase family protein, with amino-acid sequence MIEIVSVTGPASVQDLGRFDQYRFGVGTSGAMDDVALRAGNILLGNDENSAGIEIPMLPFKLRFGRDMAFALTGADVEAEIAGRVIPPWWRSHARTGDILTVKAMPRGARSYLTFGGGIDVPMVLGSRSTQFRGEFGGWHGRPLQAGDILSCTASTATIGELGVEPAEITLVRPNATPDETVVRVVIAGEYDGFDATTQALFWSSSWKITPQSNRYGYRLQGPTVKPEVPIEKRSHGIVPGVIQIPPNGQPIIQMRDAQTSGGYPKIATVIRADLWRVGQARLGGKLRFEQTAYTDALAAEAEMSAYLDRLRTNVHLVEETRTCRSS; translated from the coding sequence GTGATCGAGATTGTGTCAGTCACGGGGCCCGCCAGCGTCCAGGATCTCGGCCGCTTCGATCAGTATCGCTTTGGGGTCGGCACGTCGGGTGCGATGGACGATGTCGCCCTGCGGGCCGGCAACATCCTTCTCGGCAACGACGAGAACTCCGCCGGCATCGAAATCCCGATGCTGCCGTTCAAGCTTCGTTTCGGCCGGGACATGGCCTTTGCGCTCACGGGCGCCGATGTCGAGGCGGAGATCGCCGGACGCGTGATCCCGCCATGGTGGCGGTCGCACGCCCGTACCGGCGATATCCTGACCGTCAAGGCAATGCCCCGCGGTGCGCGAAGCTATCTGACATTCGGCGGCGGCATCGACGTGCCCATGGTGCTGGGCTCACGCAGCACGCAGTTTCGCGGCGAGTTCGGCGGCTGGCACGGACGGCCGCTCCAGGCCGGCGACATCCTGTCCTGTACGGCATCCACTGCTACGATCGGTGAGCTCGGGGTCGAGCCCGCCGAGATCACGCTGGTGCGGCCGAACGCTACGCCGGACGAGACCGTCGTCAGGGTCGTGATTGCCGGCGAATATGACGGGTTCGACGCCACCACGCAGGCGCTGTTCTGGTCCAGCAGCTGGAAGATCACGCCGCAGAGCAACCGTTACGGCTACCGCCTGCAAGGCCCCACCGTGAAGCCGGAGGTGCCGATCGAGAAGCGCTCGCACGGCATCGTCCCTGGCGTCATCCAGATTCCACCGAACGGACAGCCGATCATCCAGATGCGCGACGCGCAGACGTCTGGCGGCTACCCGAAGATCGCAACCGTGATCCGGGCCGACTTGTGGCGTGTCGGGCAGGCGCGGCTCGGCGGCAAGCTGCGGTTCGAACAAACGGCTTACACCGATGCGCTGGCAGCCGAGGCCGAGATGTCGGCCTATCTCGATCGGCTCAGGACCAATGTTCACCTTGTCGAGGAGACCAGAACATGCCGATCGAGCTGA
- the pxpB gene encoding 5-oxoprolinase subunit PxpB, whose translation MTAPDRPRISLLGTSALLFEAPGAFDLPHQRRIWSLAATASKWPGIREAIPGITNLMLTFATPPRELDALIAALNDGWDAAEGLTISGREIRLPVTYGGEIGSSLQSVADHCGLSVDDVVSIHAAPLYTVFALGSHPGYCYLGGMDRRITMPRRQTPLQRSAGGSVSIGGSQTGVSASPGPSGWHAIGHTSWTFFDPSWPTPAALAPGDTIRFEIERVIR comes from the coding sequence ATGACGGCCCCGGACCGACCGCGGATCAGCCTGCTCGGGACATCGGCCCTCCTGTTCGAGGCACCGGGCGCATTCGACCTGCCGCACCAGCGGCGCATCTGGTCGCTGGCGGCCACTGCATCGAAATGGCCAGGGATCCGCGAGGCCATTCCCGGCATCACCAATTTGATGCTGACCTTCGCTACCCCTCCGCGCGAGCTGGACGCCTTGATCGCCGCTCTCAACGACGGTTGGGACGCGGCGGAAGGCCTCACGATCAGCGGGCGCGAGATCAGGTTGCCGGTCACCTATGGCGGCGAGATCGGATCGTCTCTTCAGTCCGTCGCCGATCATTGCGGCCTGTCTGTCGACGACGTGGTCTCGATCCACGCCGCCCCGCTCTACACGGTGTTCGCGCTCGGCAGCCATCCCGGCTATTGCTATCTGGGCGGCATGGATCGACGCATCACCATGCCGCGCCGTCAGACGCCGCTGCAACGCTCCGCGGGCGGCTCGGTCTCGATCGGCGGATCGCAGACCGGTGTCTCCGCCTCCCCCGGGCCGAGCGGCTGGCACGCCATCGGGCATACGAGCTGGACCTTCTTCGATCCGTCCTGGCCGACGCCAGCCGCACTCGCGCCGGGCGATACGATCCGCTTCGAGATCGAACGGGTGATCCGGTGA
- the accC gene encoding acetyl-CoA carboxylase biotin carboxylase subunit yields the protein MFDKVLIANRGEIALRIQRACRAMGLKTVVIHSEADRDARYVALADEALCIGPAPASSTYLNVAAILLAVEVSGAQAIHPGYGFLSESAEFADRVARAGLAFIGPPADCIRTMGDKVAAKRAMRLAGVPCVPGPDSALPEDPSEVHAIARDIGYPVIIKAAGGGGGRGMRIVRSEGALDDALALTRAEASKAFKNAAVYIEKFLEKPRHIEIQVLCDQHDNHLWLGDRDCSLQRRNQKVVEEAPAPGIDRALIERVGASCVEACRRIGYRGAGTFEFLYENGQFFFIEMNTRVQVEHPVTEATTGIDIVKAQIRIAQGEPLGIAQGDIARVGHAIEFRINAEDPTTFAPSPGMVTRWDVPGGIGIRVDSHITAGATVPRHYDSLIGKLIAHGGSREEAMARARVALSELRAEGIRTNVPLHQAILADPAFCRGGYDIHHLEHWMNARAAAP from the coding sequence ATGTTCGACAAGGTCCTGATCGCCAACCGGGGCGAGATCGCGCTTCGCATCCAGCGCGCCTGTCGGGCGATGGGTCTCAAGACGGTCGTCATTCACTCGGAGGCGGATCGCGACGCACGCTATGTCGCACTCGCCGATGAGGCACTCTGCATCGGGCCGGCGCCGGCAAGCAGCACCTATCTCAACGTTGCGGCGATCCTGCTCGCAGTCGAGGTCAGCGGCGCCCAGGCGATCCACCCGGGTTACGGATTCCTCTCGGAGAGTGCGGAGTTCGCCGATCGGGTCGCGCGCGCCGGCCTCGCCTTCATCGGCCCGCCGGCGGATTGTATTCGGACCATGGGCGACAAGGTCGCGGCCAAGCGCGCGATGCGGCTGGCGGGCGTGCCTTGCGTGCCCGGGCCGGACAGCGCCCTGCCGGAGGATCCGTCCGAGGTGCACGCGATCGCGCGGGACATCGGATACCCCGTCATCATCAAGGCCGCCGGAGGCGGCGGCGGACGCGGCATGCGGATCGTGCGCAGCGAAGGCGCGCTAGACGACGCGCTGGCGCTGACCCGCGCGGAAGCCAGCAAGGCCTTCAAGAACGCTGCGGTCTACATCGAGAAATTCCTCGAAAAGCCCCGCCATATCGAGATTCAAGTGTTGTGCGATCAGCATGACAATCATCTCTGGCTCGGCGACCGCGACTGCTCGCTTCAGCGCAGGAACCAGAAGGTGGTCGAGGAAGCCCCCGCGCCCGGCATCGATCGCGCTCTGATCGAGCGGGTGGGCGCAAGCTGCGTCGAAGCCTGCCGGCGGATCGGCTATCGCGGCGCCGGCACATTCGAATTCCTCTACGAGAACGGCCAATTCTTCTTCATCGAAATGAACACGCGCGTCCAGGTGGAGCATCCCGTCACCGAGGCCACGACGGGGATCGACATCGTCAAGGCGCAGATCCGCATCGCGCAAGGCGAGCCGTTGGGCATCGCGCAAGGCGACATCGCACGTGTAGGCCATGCCATTGAATTCCGCATCAATGCCGAAGACCCCACCACCTTCGCTCCCTCGCCCGGCATGGTGACGCGCTGGGATGTTCCCGGCGGCATCGGCATCCGCGTCGATTCGCATATCACCGCCGGCGCCACCGTTCCCCGGCACTATGACTCGCTGATCGGCAAGCTCATCGCTCATGGTGGCAGCCGCGAGGAAGCTATGGCGCGTGCGCGCGTCGCCTTGTCCGAGCTACGCGCCGAAGGCATCCGAACCAATGTGCCGTTGCATCAGGCGATCCTCGCCGATCCCGCGTTTTGCCGTGGCGGCTACGACATCCACCATCTCGAGCACTGGATGAATGCGCGGGCGGCCGCGCCATGA
- a CDS encoding acetyl-CoA carboxylase biotin carboxyl carrier protein → MDLSKIEQLVDLVTRSSIAELDLTQNGTRIRILKRAPAALGPPANRAAVEAPALDHQDSPAPEAAADIVVPAPMHGIFYRAAAPDEPPLVEVGTRIEAGQKICIIEAMKTFIDIAAEAPGVVLAILAEDGQEIEAGRALFRIGPAGSS, encoded by the coding sequence GTGGACCTCTCCAAAATCGAACAACTGGTCGATCTCGTTACGCGTTCCTCCATCGCCGAGCTGGACCTCACGCAGAACGGCACCCGCATCCGCATCCTCAAGCGCGCGCCTGCGGCCCTGGGTCCGCCTGCAAACCGGGCAGCGGTCGAGGCCCCTGCTCTCGATCATCAGGACAGCCCAGCTCCCGAGGCTGCCGCCGACATCGTGGTGCCGGCGCCGATGCATGGCATCTTCTACCGGGCTGCGGCGCCGGACGAGCCGCCGCTGGTCGAGGTCGGCACGCGGATCGAGGCCGGGCAGAAGATCTGCATCATCGAAGCGATGAAGACCTTCATCGACATCGCCGCCGAGGCGCCCGGCGTCGTGCTTGCGATCCTCGCAGAGGATGGTCAGGAGATCGAGGCCGGGCGGGCTCTGTTCCGGATTGGGCCGGCGGGTTCATCCTGA
- a CDS encoding SDR family oxidoreductase: MGFSDYRTALVTGASSGIGAATVRRLSAEGLEVYAVARDAARLSALSAETGCRPCAVDISDLNALAALAKSAEFDVLVNNAGQSRRGNILDTTAEDVDALIDVNLRAVLHLTRLIVPGMARRDRGHVVNISSIAGHYAFGGGNTVYHATKAGIHSLSQQLRVDLYGTRVRVTEISPARVETEVFGRLLGDLAEAKRRFFDDYDALQPEDIANSIAFAVGSPARMNVAFMEVLPTQQVVGGLNFAQKSRPPAE; this comes from the coding sequence ATGGGATTTTCGGACTATCGGACGGCCCTGGTGACGGGCGCATCCTCCGGAATAGGGGCTGCGACGGTTCGCCGCCTGAGTGCAGAAGGGCTCGAGGTCTACGCTGTGGCCCGCGACGCCGCTCGCCTCAGCGCCTTATCTGCGGAGACCGGTTGCCGCCCCTGCGCCGTGGACATCAGCGACCTCAATGCGCTTGCGGCATTGGCGAAGTCGGCTGAGTTCGACGTCCTGGTCAACAACGCCGGCCAGTCCCGCCGCGGCAATATTCTGGACACGACGGCAGAGGATGTCGACGCCCTCATCGACGTCAATTTGCGCGCGGTCCTGCATCTGACGCGGCTGATCGTGCCGGGCATGGCGCGCCGCGACCGCGGCCATGTCGTCAACATCTCCTCGATCGCAGGTCACTACGCGTTCGGTGGCGGAAACACCGTGTATCACGCCACGAAGGCTGGCATTCACTCGCTGTCGCAGCAACTGCGCGTCGACCTCTACGGGACCAGGGTTCGCGTCACCGAGATATCGCCGGCCCGGGTCGAGACGGAAGTGTTCGGACGGCTGCTGGGTGATCTGGCCGAAGCCAAGCGCCGCTTCTTTGACGATTATGATGCTCTCCAGCCCGAGGACATCGCCAATTCGATCGCGTTCGCGGTTGGGTCCCCGGCACGCATGAATGTTGCCTTCATGGAAGTCCTGCCGACCCAGCAGGTCGTCGGCGGCCTCAATTTTGCACAGAAGAGCCGGCCGCCGGCCGAGTGA
- a CDS encoding LysR substrate-binding domain-containing protein: MEAFIKVVDLGSMTSAAKVLNVAQPALSQHIASLEADFKCKLLDRSARGVKPTEAGRILYRYSKSIQRQIEEARRTILDNKPELTGNVTIGLAPLSSAALLATPLLTQIRERYPGIVPHIYDSSGVMLSEMMLKGSMDMAVLYGERPVTGLDYKPLMREYFYLVAPRGMYPEQMPPEEVSAAEVAQFDLLLPYRESFLRQTVERVCAEVGLRPRIVAEIHSQSTLSSAIAAGVGAAVLPMSIAKELPNLDELCIRRINAPSASQQMSLCISDNAALSDAAFAVYKILLEIIVKTWGPFEAQLGSVAIASGGPASPPDEPKDEP, encoded by the coding sequence TTGGAGGCCTTCATCAAGGTCGTGGATCTCGGCAGCATGACGAGCGCGGCGAAGGTGCTGAATGTTGCGCAGCCGGCACTGAGTCAGCACATTGCGAGCCTGGAGGCGGATTTCAAGTGCAAGCTGCTCGACCGCAGCGCCCGCGGGGTCAAGCCCACCGAGGCCGGACGAATCCTCTACCGCTATTCCAAGTCGATCCAGCGGCAGATTGAAGAAGCCAGGCGCACCATTCTGGACAACAAGCCGGAGCTGACCGGCAACGTCACGATCGGTCTGGCCCCGCTCAGTTCGGCGGCGTTGCTGGCGACCCCATTGCTCACGCAGATCCGCGAACGCTATCCCGGCATCGTGCCGCACATTTATGACAGCTCCGGGGTCATGCTCAGCGAGATGATGCTGAAGGGGAGCATGGACATGGCTGTCCTTTACGGCGAGCGCCCGGTGACCGGCCTCGATTACAAGCCGCTGATGCGCGAATACTTCTATCTTGTCGCGCCCCGCGGCATGTATCCGGAGCAGATGCCGCCGGAGGAGGTCTCAGCGGCGGAGGTCGCACAATTCGACCTGCTTCTGCCATATCGGGAATCCTTCCTGCGACAGACCGTGGAGCGCGTCTGCGCCGAGGTGGGCCTCCGCCCGCGCATCGTCGCCGAGATCCACTCCCAGTCGACCCTGTCTTCGGCGATTGCAGCCGGAGTGGGGGCGGCTGTGCTGCCCATGTCGATCGCAAAGGAGTTGCCGAACCTCGACGAACTCTGCATTCGGCGGATCAACGCGCCGTCGGCCTCGCAACAGATGTCGCTATGCATTTCCGACAATGCCGCGTTGTCCGACGCCGCATTCGCCGTCTACAAGATCCTGCTCGAGATCATCGTCAAGACCTGGGGGCCGTTCGAGGCCCAGCTCGGCTCGGTTGCCATCGCCTCGGGTGGCCCAGCGTCGCCTCCGGATGAGCCGAAGGACGAGCCATAA
- a CDS encoding 4-carboxy-4-hydroxy-2-oxoadipate aldolase/oxaloacetate decarboxylase — MVHVIRTFDRPAAELVERIKKFPPSTLHEAQGRSGALTFRIKPIYSGMRACGPALTVSCHPGDNMMLITAISLAKPGDVLVVSAGEHPEQGGFGEVLATACVAKGIVGLVTDAGVRDGLAVRDTGFNVFSYGLCMKGTVKETLGTINQPIVIGGIAVRPGDIVSADDDGVVIVPKENIADVCVKSAAREDKEADVMKALKAGGNILELSGIGKVLESKGCTFA; from the coding sequence ATGGTGCATGTAATCAGGACATTCGATCGGCCCGCCGCCGAGCTTGTCGAGCGCATCAAGAAGTTTCCTCCGTCCACCCTTCACGAAGCGCAGGGACGATCGGGTGCGCTGACCTTCCGCATCAAGCCGATCTATTCCGGGATGCGCGCTTGCGGACCGGCGTTGACGGTGAGCTGCCATCCCGGCGACAATATGATGTTGATCACGGCGATTTCGTTGGCAAAGCCGGGCGACGTGCTCGTGGTGAGCGCGGGCGAACATCCCGAGCAGGGCGGCTTCGGCGAGGTGCTGGCGACGGCCTGCGTCGCCAAGGGCATCGTCGGCCTGGTCACGGATGCGGGCGTTCGCGATGGCCTTGCCGTGCGCGACACCGGCTTCAACGTCTTCTCCTACGGCCTGTGCATGAAGGGCACCGTCAAGGAGACCCTCGGCACTATCAATCAGCCGATCGTCATCGGCGGGATCGCCGTCCGCCCCGGCGACATCGTGAGCGCCGATGACGATGGCGTCGTCATCGTGCCGAAGGAGAACATCGCCGACGTCTGCGTCAAGTCGGCGGCGCGCGAGGACAAGGAAGCCGACGTGATGAAAGCGCTGAAGGCCGGCGGGAACATCCTCGAGCTGTCCGGCATCGGCAAGGTGCTGGAATCCAAGGGCTGCACCTTCGCCTGA
- a CDS encoding glycosyltransferase family 4 protein: MTMRTINRASGGGDKVGSLRVCHLVSATNGARWAVEQLSWLRDRYGHDVTAVVGGSNGSLIDMLKEAGIRVHAEEGFGAYDSVASVLRLPAAVWRLAWWLRRERFDVVQSHLLFAMIATRFAAWFADVPVRLAMYASPFHLEVPRTFWMDRLTWWTETRLIASCKYTDDILARLGVASARRAVIYYGADNDQYDPDKTPAVDLRAEYGWPSSTKIVVKVAYFYAKMSDNDWVPAVLRGKNPKGFVDLVRATPAILAKHPETKVVLVGNGWGEPGTAYMEEVRHLVQDLGLSESIIFTGFRRDTAGILRGADVAVQASLYENVGGVIESLMVECPTVATAVCGMVDCVIDGETGILVRPSDPADLARGINDMLCDRPRARALAANGGLLARERFSLARTCADLDQLYRSERSVLRRRFYNPLVSLARCAIGVPILAWFVLRVAHRDFYMTSHWPTHRNRLKSILDTTFSFDTYWRSIANQLPYGPPPGTLLPLRIRWANRRVTAGLHLARWHIELPMHLRMYRQRLTSWVRSHLSTLRGQLVTAGLHASRRWVEAPMYLRMYRQQTVSWLGKHSPGWGLMRKLAELRRGLQPNGPGQAALQQTPIEPPVCDSAE; this comes from the coding sequence ATGACCATGCGAACAATCAATCGCGCATCTGGCGGTGGAGACAAGGTCGGGTCGTTGAGAGTCTGTCACCTCGTCTCGGCGACCAACGGCGCTCGCTGGGCCGTGGAGCAGTTGTCGTGGCTGCGAGACCGTTATGGACATGATGTCACGGCGGTCGTGGGCGGTTCGAACGGCTCCTTGATCGACATGCTGAAGGAAGCCGGTATCCGGGTTCACGCCGAGGAGGGCTTCGGCGCCTATGATAGCGTCGCTTCGGTTCTGCGGCTGCCGGCGGCGGTCTGGCGGCTTGCATGGTGGCTGCGCCGGGAACGCTTCGATGTCGTGCAGTCGCATCTGCTGTTTGCGATGATTGCGACGCGGTTCGCGGCCTGGTTTGCCGACGTCCCGGTGCGGCTTGCGATGTATGCCTCGCCTTTCCATCTCGAAGTGCCCCGGACGTTCTGGATGGACCGATTGACGTGGTGGACGGAGACGCGTCTCATCGCATCATGCAAGTACACCGACGACATCCTCGCCCGTCTCGGTGTCGCCTCGGCGCGCCGCGCGGTGATCTACTACGGCGCGGACAACGATCAGTACGATCCGGACAAAACCCCGGCCGTCGACCTGCGGGCGGAGTATGGCTGGCCATCGTCGACCAAGATCGTCGTGAAGGTCGCCTATTTCTATGCGAAAATGTCGGATAACGACTGGGTGCCCGCCGTCCTACGCGGAAAGAACCCGAAGGGTTTTGTCGACCTCGTTCGGGCCACGCCGGCTATTCTTGCCAAGCATCCGGAAACCAAGGTCGTGCTCGTGGGCAATGGCTGGGGGGAGCCTGGGACCGCCTACATGGAGGAGGTGCGGCACCTGGTGCAGGATCTCGGTCTTTCCGAGAGCATCATCTTTACCGGCTTTCGTCGCGACACGGCCGGAATCCTTCGCGGCGCCGATGTGGCGGTTCAGGCCTCACTCTATGAGAACGTGGGCGGGGTGATCGAATCCCTCATGGTAGAATGCCCGACAGTTGCAACTGCGGTCTGCGGCATGGTCGATTGCGTGATCGACGGCGAGACGGGCATTCTCGTGCGTCCCTCCGACCCTGCGGACCTGGCGCGCGGTATCAACGACATGCTGTGTGACCGGCCGCGCGCTCGCGCGCTTGCCGCGAACGGTGGCCTTCTTGCCCGGGAGCGCTTCAGCCTGGCGCGCACATGCGCCGATCTCGATCAATTGTACCGGTCGGAACGATCGGTCCTACGCCGTCGCTTCTACAATCCGCTGGTGAGCCTTGCACGCTGTGCGATCGGCGTCCCGATCCTTGCCTGGTTCGTACTACGCGTCGCGCACAGGGATTTTTACATGACCTCGCACTGGCCGACGCATCGCAACCGCCTGAAGAGCATTCTCGATACGACCTTCAGCTTCGATACGTATTGGCGGTCAATCGCGAACCAGCTTCCGTACGGGCCTCCTCCCGGGACGTTGCTGCCGCTGCGAATCCGATGGGCCAATCGTCGCGTGACCGCTGGCTTGCACCTTGCGCGCTGGCACATCGAATTGCCGATGCATCTGCGAATGTACCGGCAACGGCTGACCTCATGGGTCAGAAGTCATCTTTCGACTCTCAGAGGTCAACTTGTCACCGCTGGCCTGCACGCGTCGCGTCGATGGGTCGAAGCGCCGATGTATTTGCGCATGTATCGCCAGCAGACGGTGTCCTGGCTCGGCAAACATTCCCCCGGTTGGGGCTTGATGCGGAAGCTTGCGGAACTGCGGCGCGGGTTGCAGCCGAATGGACCCGGACAAGCGGCGCTGCAGCAGACACCGATTGAGCCGCCCGTTTGCGACAGTGCCGAGTGA
- a CDS encoding glycosyltransferase encodes MFEQVRDLRDRFGYDVSVILNGTSGALVDRFNAAGIRVLASDFQFLGGGDLFALPKRILDLGRILERERFDIIQTHLFHSMVIGRIAAWLADVPVRLSMIAGPFHLEAYTPSWIDGSTQWMDTALIPSCEFSRSLYLSMGVRKQRLEVIYYGPDETRFEPSREVAADLRAEHGWAADTPLIGMVAYFYPELGVNRWTPPAAQGRPVKSHVDLIRAMPAVLADFPNAKLLLVGSGWEEGGRQYMAKMQALVAELGLSDSVVFTGYRTDIPAVLKSLDVAVQASVSENLGGSIEGLLMECPMVATRVGGLVDSVIDGHTGVLVGPADPAELARGILELLRDPSRAREFGRHGRARMLERFTLRTTVEDEHRLYQRLYARAPAGYRSVRRAFRLFCGALVGGYLAFRYTVFDSNLLPAWDAGWRPWHFLALRRLMLRLINAVLRSRTASAPAPYAAAPANEQFISVTIEPPAPIAPRLRLAGRMMLYRFYAFVGRQKLGWGLRRRLRAKFRRLLGSAAEPDSEARDR; translated from the coding sequence GTGTTTGAGCAGGTGCGGGATCTCAGGGATCGTTTCGGGTACGACGTCAGCGTCATCTTGAACGGAACCAGCGGGGCGCTCGTCGACCGCTTCAATGCTGCCGGTATTCGCGTCCTTGCGAGCGATTTCCAGTTTCTCGGCGGTGGCGATTTGTTCGCACTGCCCAAGCGGATCCTGGACCTAGGGCGTATTCTGGAGCGCGAGCGCTTCGACATCATCCAGACGCACCTGTTCCATTCCATGGTGATCGGTCGCATCGCGGCCTGGCTCGCCGATGTCCCGGTACGCTTGTCGATGATCGCAGGCCCATTCCATCTCGAGGCTTATACGCCGAGCTGGATCGATGGCTCGACGCAGTGGATGGATACCGCGCTCATCCCGTCCTGCGAGTTCAGCCGTTCACTGTATCTGTCAATGGGCGTGCGCAAGCAGCGCCTCGAGGTCATCTATTACGGGCCGGACGAGACCAGGTTCGAGCCGTCGCGTGAGGTTGCCGCGGATTTGCGCGCCGAGCATGGCTGGGCAGCAGATACGCCGCTGATCGGGATGGTCGCTTATTTTTATCCCGAACTCGGCGTCAACCGATGGACGCCGCCGGCCGCGCAGGGGCGCCCGGTCAAGAGCCACGTCGACCTTATCAGGGCAATGCCTGCGGTGCTCGCCGACTTTCCCAATGCCAAACTGTTGTTGGTCGGGTCGGGCTGGGAGGAAGGCGGCCGGCAATATATGGCCAAGATGCAGGCTTTGGTCGCCGAACTCGGTCTTTCCGATAGCGTCGTCTTCACCGGCTACCGCACGGACATTCCCGCCGTGCTCAAATCGCTCGATGTCGCCGTTCAGGCCTCGGTTAGCGAAAACCTCGGAGGTTCGATCGAGGGCCTCTTGATGGAATGTCCGATGGTCGCGACGCGAGTTGGCGGCCTCGTCGATAGTGTCATCGACGGCCATACCGGCGTGTTGGTCGGCCCAGCCGATCCGGCCGAGCTTGCAAGGGGCATTCTCGAACTATTGCGCGACCCCTCGCGCGCAAGGGAGTTCGGTCGTCACGGCCGGGCGCGCATGCTCGAGAGGTTTACGCTGCGAACGACGGTGGAGGACGAGCACCGGCTTTATCAGCGGCTGTATGCACGGGCACCGGCCGGCTACCGCTCCGTTCGCCGCGCATTTCGGTTGTTTTGTGGGGCCCTCGTCGGTGGTTACCTGGCGTTCCGCTATACGGTGTTCGACAGCAATCTGCTGCCAGCCTGGGATGCCGGTTGGCGGCCGTGGCACTTCCTCGCGTTGCGCCGGTTGATGCTGCGCCTGATCAACGCGGTGCTGCGATCCAGGACTGCATCTGCTCCTGCGCCTTACGCGGCCGCACCCGCGAACGAGCAGTTCATCTCTGTGACGATCGAGCCTCCAGCGCCGATTGCTCCGCGACTGAGGCTTGCCGGGCGGATGATGCTCTACCGCTTCTATGCATTCGTCGGTCGACAAAAGCTCGGCTGGGGTCTTCGCAGGCGTCTGCGTGCCAAGTTCCGTCGCCTGCTCGGCTCTGCTGCCGAGCCAGACAGCGAGGCGCGGGACCGATGA
- a CDS encoding acetyltransferase, whose translation MNANGAVPRIACVGAGGHGKVVADAALSLAGHKIVGFLDDNPSLSGRSIMGLPVLGPISAWRDHNIDGLIPAIGANRARRDIMQRETSRNAKAITIVHPCATVSTWAELKAGIVAFAGAIVNAYAKIGQNVIINTGAIVEHDCEIGDHAHVAPGCYLGGEVKIGEGSLLGLGSRVLPGVSIGNWCVIGAGAVVTEDVADHATVVGVPARRVR comes from the coding sequence TTGAACGCAAATGGCGCGGTACCTAGGATCGCTTGCGTAGGCGCCGGCGGGCACGGAAAGGTGGTTGCAGACGCCGCTCTATCGCTTGCGGGGCATAAGATCGTCGGATTCCTGGACGACAATCCGTCGCTATCGGGTCGTTCGATCATGGGACTTCCCGTGCTGGGGCCGATTTCGGCCTGGCGTGATCACAATATCGATGGCCTCATCCCGGCGATCGGAGCTAATCGCGCTCGGCGCGACATCATGCAGCGCGAGACGTCGCGAAACGCAAAGGCGATCACGATCGTTCACCCCTGTGCGACGGTGAGCACCTGGGCGGAGTTGAAGGCCGGCATCGTCGCGTTCGCCGGTGCCATCGTCAATGCGTATGCAAAAATCGGGCAGAACGTCATCATCAACACAGGTGCGATTGTCGAGCATGATTGCGAGATCGGCGATCACGCTCATGTGGCGCCGGGGTGCTATCTGGGCGGCGAGGTGAAAATCGGCGAGGGAAGTCTTCTCGGGCTGGGCAGCCGCGTCCTGCCGGGAGTGAGCATCGGAAATTGGTGCGTCATCGGGGCCGGCGCAGTCGTAACTGAGGATGTCGCCGATCATGCGACGGTCGTCGGAGTGCCAGCACGGAGAGTGCGATGA